The stretch of DNA AATTTTAGCAAGAGTCGCTTGTTCATGAATCTCATAAATAAGATTAGTAATATCATAATTATATACGGGTATTAATATTGAAAGCATAATTAATTTTTCCGCTGTACCACCTCATAAACCGCATTCTCATCACATTTAAGTGTTTTACTTGGGTACTTAAGTAATAAAGCATAATCGTGAGTCGCCATTAAAATGGTATTACCATTTTTATTAATGTCTTGCAGTACTTCCATGACCTCCACACTAGTTTGAGGGTCTAGATTTCCTGTGGGCTCATCAGCAAGTATAAGCTCAGGATTGTTAAGTAAAGCCCTGGCAATGGCAACACGCTGCTGTTCACCACCAGATAATTCATGAGGATATTTAAACCCTTTTGTTTTCATATCTACTTTTGCTAAAACTTCTTCAACTCTCGTATCCATTTCTGTTTTGTCTTTCCAACCGGTAGCTTTTAAAACAAATAATAAATTGTCATTAATAGTTCTATCGGTTAGTAATTTAAAGTCTTGAAAAACAACGCCTAATTTGCGTCTTAAAAAAGGAATATCTTTTTCTTTAAGGTCTTTTAAATCATAATCTACAATATGGCCTTCACCTTTAGTTAAAGGTAAATCACCATAGAGCGTTTTCATAAAACTACTTTTACCTGTACCTGTTTTTCCTATTAAGTATACAAAATCTCCTTTGTTAATTTCAACATTAACGTTTGAAAGAACAAGACTATCCCCTTGAAAAATAGAAGCGTCTTTTAATTGTAGAATAGGTTTTAACATAAATTATTTTTTTATTTCTAAGGATCTTAAATTTGAAAGTACAAAGTAAGCAATTAATGGTAAAAAAGGAAAGGCAAATCGACTATTTGGTCCATAAACTAAAAGTGCTTGAGAAATAGCTCCAGAATACACAATGCAAATTAAAAATAAATCAAAATCGTAATTATTGGGTTTGTCTTTAAAAAACCATTTTAGCTTTTTAAATGAAAAAAATAAAAATAGAATATGAATTACAACAAGTAAGTAACGTTGAATTTTCCATATTATTAAGATTAAATATTTAAAATATATATTATTAAATGTATTATGATCTAACATTAATGAACCTTTATACCCCCAAAACGATATCAAAGATTTAAATACCCGAGATAGATATAAATGGGGGTATTTAAGAAATAAATTCTTAGAAATTCGTCCTAATTCATAGTTTAAGTCTTGCTCGCTTAGTTTTGTACTTTCCTTAAGTTCTTCTTGAGCAAACCAAACGGACATGGCTCTATTATCTGAATTTGAGGGCTTGATAGAGTCTCGGTGTTTAATGATAATGTCCCGTATTATTTTATCCTCGTCAGGAGCTTTTTCAATAAAAGAAGTTGCAATTTGTGAAAGATAAAGTCCGGAATATGTTGTACTCGTAAAGTATCCAGAGTTTCTTTTGTTGATCGAGCCTATACAGTAAAAGCTGGCTAAAGGAATGATTGCAATGATAAAAATTTTAATAAAATTTAAACCTGTATTTTGTTTTAGAATAATGCATTTTGAGAGCACGAAAATAAACAGACCAATAGGGATAAATAAATAAACGGGTCGTGTAAAAAACAACCAACTTAATATTAAAGACAAGACAAAATAATGTTTTAAAGAAGCTCTAAGTGTTAAAAGTTTAAACTTTTCAAGATACCAGAAAGCCAAGGTCATTAAAAAGATAGTAAGCGATTCGGTTAATATAGCAAATTCATACAAAATAAAGTGAACAAAGCCATTTATAAAAAGAGTATTCCAAAATGCGACTATTTTAGATGTTAATCTCAACTTAACAAAGTCATAAAACAATAAAGAGCCTAAAATACCAAGTATTATTTGTATAGCGATAGTGATATTAAGGTTTTGATTACTAATAGCTATTAAAAAAGAAAAACCAGGCGTTCTACCACCCGAATAGTTTTCAAAATTTAGTTCGGAAATGATTTCACCCAATAAAATATATTTTTCACTATCGGGCATTATGGTTACATTACCATATAAAACAATAAAAATTAACCTTATAGAAATCAAGCATATTACTAATATGAAAAAAGTATAATTATTAAGGTAAAAGACGGTTTTTTTTAACATTTTAAAAAGAAAACCCTATATAAAGGCAATTTATTTTATATACGTTTATTGTTAATTAGAGGTGTCGTAAATGTATTACTTTAAACTTGAAACTTAAAGAGGAAAGATTAACTTCCCTTAGTTTTAAAGTGAAAATTTAACATTTAATAACTCGGTTTATAATTATGGCACGATTATTACGTTATAAGTTTCATATTCAATAGAAAATAATTTATTGATGTCTTGGCACCAAGATTTCCATTGAATTTGTCTTTCCCGTTAAAAAATGGGAATCTAAAATAAAAGATTTTGTTTTTTCATCTTTAAATTAAAAAACAAAATCCTTTATTTATCTTTGATCATAAATTAAAAAACGAATCGTTAATGACTAAAAAGAACATTGTTTCCCTCTTGGTGGCTATTAGTTTTAGTTTACACATTATAGCACAACAATCGGCCGCATATACTAGCAATTTAGTTGATTATCAAAAAGCATTATCTCTTTACAACAACCAGCAGTACCTTGCTGCTCAATCTTTATTTGCTAATGTAAAGAAAACAGCTAAGGAAGAAATTCTGCAGTCCGATTGTGAATACTATATTGCTAATTCTGCAGTCCGTTTAAATCAACAAAATGCTGATCAGTTGGTAGAAGATTTTGTGAAAGATTATCCAACGAGTACAAAGCGAAATACAGCTTTTGTTGATGTAGCAGATTATTACTTCGAGAATTCTAAATATGCCCACGCGAGAAAGTGGTATGATAAAGTTGATGAAGATGCTTTAGGGAGAAAAGAGAAGGAAAAATACAATTTCAATAATGGCTATTCAGCATTTTCAACCAAACAATATAAAGAAGCAAAAAAATATTTAACGCGTGTAGAAGATTCTCAGGAATTTGGATCGCAAGCCAAATACTATATTGGTTTTATGGCTTATGAGGGAGATGATTATGATCAAGCTAACGAGTATTTTGATCAAGTAAGCGATCAAGAACGTTACAAAGAAAAGCTATCATATTATCAGGCAGACTTAAATTTTAAACTAGGTAATTTTGAAAAAGCGATAACGCTTGCTAAAGATAGATTAGACAATAGTGATGAGAGTGAAGTGTCAGAATTATCAAAAATAATAGGGGAGAGTTATTTTAATTTAGAAAAGTATGCGAAAGCCATTCCTTATTTAACCGCGTATAAAGGAAAAAGAGGTAAATGGAACAATACAGATTTTTACCAGTTAGGATATGCATACTACAAGCAAAAAGATTATGAAAACGCCATTTCTGAGTTTAATAAAATAGTTGGCGGGAATAATTCTATTGCCCAGAATGCCTATTATCATTTAGGAGAAAGTTATATTAACCTGGATAAAAAACAAGAAGCATTAAACGCTTTTAGGTATGCTTCTCAAATGAATTTTGATTTAAAAATTCAAGAAGATGCGTGGTTAAATTATGCTAAGATTAGTTACGAGATCGGAAACCCGTATCAATCAGCTCCTCAGGTTTTAGCAGGTTATTTAGATAAATACCCAGATACAAGCTATAGGGAAGAAATTGAGACACTCTTAATCGATTCTTATATTACATCAAAAAACTATAAAGAAGCACTTAAATTATTAGAAGGAAAAAAGAGTTTCGAAAATAAAGTGGCATACCAAAAAGTAGCATTTTATAGAGGTTTAGAACTTTATAATGAGAATAATTATTTAGAAGCAGAATCGCTTTTTGATCAGTCCCTAAAGGAACCAAGAGATCCTAAATATACTGCTCGCGCAACATTTTGGAAAGCAGAAGCCGATTATAATTTAACTAATTATGATGATGCTTTGGTTGGCTTTAAACAATTTCAACAAGAATCATCATCTTCATCAACACCAGAAATTGAAAATATAGATTATAATTTAGCTTATACTTATTTTAAACTGAAAAACTATGACCAGTCGACGACCTATTTCGGTCAATTCATTTCTAATAAAAAAGAAGACAAAGTAAGATTGAATGATGCTTACTTAAGATTAGGAGATGGGCATTTCGTTTCTAGTCAATATAAAAGTGCCATTAATGCCTATAACAATGCCATTAAGATAAATGAAATAGATTCTGATTATCCATTTTTTCAAAAAGCAATTAGTACTGGTTATAGTGGACAAACTTCAAAAAAAATTAAAGAACTGGAGCAGTTTATTTCAGAATATCCCAAGTCAAAATTGCGAGATGATGCTATGTACGAACTTGGTAATTCGTATGTTAAAGCTAATGAAACGGATAAAGCAATGGCGATTTACAACCGTTTAAATTCAGAATATAGAATGAGTTCGTTTGTACCAAGGTCTTTGCTTCGTCAAGGGTTGGTTTATTACAATGGGAGTGAAAACGAACGTGCTTTAGCTAAATTTAAAAAAGTAGCAGGTGATTACCCAGGTACACCAGAAGCGGTTCAATCTGTAGCGACTGCCAAATTAATTTATATAGATTTAGGGCGTGTTGATGATTATGCGGCTTGGGTTCGAACTTTGGATTATGTTGAGGTTACAGATACAGATTTAGATAATGCAACATACGAAGCAGCCGAAAAACAATACTTAGATAGTAATACAGATAAGGCGATTAAACAATTTAATGGATATTTAAATGAGTTTCCTAATGGTTTACATGCCTTACAAGCACATTTTTATGTGGCCCAGTTATATTACAAAAAGGATTTAACAGCCAATGCAGCGCCTCATTATAAATATATTGTAGAAGTATCGCGGAATGAGTATACAGAAGAAGCACTATCTCGTTTGTCTCAGCACTTTTTAGAAGCCAAAAATTGGAATAAAGCCATGCCGTTATTATTAAGACTTGAAGAAGAAGCTGATTTTCCACAAAACGTCATATTTGCACAGTCTAATTTAATGAAAGCACATTATCAATTAGAAAATTATGATGAAGCTGTTTCCTATGCAGAAAAAGTATTGAAAAACTCAAAAATTGATAATAAAATAAAAAGTGATGCTCATATTATTATAGCGCGTTCAGCCATAAAAACAGGTGATGAAGATAAAGCTAAAATTGCTTATGCTAAAGTAGAAAAAGTAGCTACAGGAGAAACAGCAGCAGAGGCCTTGTATTATAACGCTTATTTTAAAAATAAAGAAGGCAAGCATAAATCATCTAATAAATCAGTTCAAAAACTGGCTAAAGACTTTTCAGGTTATAAATATTATAGTGCAAAGGGCTTAGTGCTTATGGCTAAGAATTTTTATGCTTTAGATGATGCGTTTCAAGCTACATATATTCTAGAAAGTGTTATTGAAAACTTTGCCGAATTTAATGATGTGGTTTCCGAAGCAAAAGATGAGCTAAGAAAAATAAAAATAGAAGAAGCAAAAACCAATTCATCCATTCAACCGGAAGAGAATTGAAAAATTTGCAGTAATCAGTGGCAGTATTCAGTTTTGTTTCTATTGAAACTCATATAAATATTAATGAATACGCGACTATAAAAATTAATAAAAAAATCGTCAATCATAAATCAACAATCGTAAATCTAATAAGTATGCGAAAGCACATAAAAAATATATTAATTGTGGTAATCTCATTAAGTACCACAATTTCATTTTCACAAGATAAAATAAATGATACGATTAATACAGGAGTTATCGATGTTGTAAAACCATATACACCAACAATATCCGATGCATTTAAGGTAAAAGAAATTCCGTCTTTAGAAGATGAAACTACCGAAACTAAAAAGAACATTAAATACAATATTTTTTCATTTCCGGTGGCATCAACATTCACCCCGGCAAAAGGAAAAGCAGCGATTGTAGAAAAAAGAAAACCAATAAGATTATTTGATAATTATGCAACTTTAGGGGTGGGTACTTATACGACAATTTTAGGAGAAGTATATTTAAATCATGCTATTAATAGAAATGAAAGTGTAGGTGGTTATATAAGCCACCACTCATCTCAAGGCGGTATTGAAGATTTGTCTTTCAACGATAATTTTTCTAACTCTAAAATCAATGTGAATTATTCCAGTCGATTAAGATATTTAGCATGGAATGTTGAAGGTGGTTTTAAGCACCAAACTTATAATTGGTATGGCGTACCTCAGTCTCAAATTGCAGTGGCAAGTGCCAATGGTATCGATGTAGAACATTCTTTTTTTAGTGCTCATTTTGGAGGTGATATTACTTTTGAAGATACCTATATTAATTCAGGAAGTTTCTTTTTTAGACGTTTTGGAGATAATCAAGGTTCAGGAGAAAACAGGTTTACGGCTAAAGCAAAGATTGATGTGCCAATTAATGATATAGAGATTTCTACGGATATTAAGTTTGATTATTTAGGAGGAACATTTGATAGAAGTTATACGACAAACACAGAGTTCAACTATGGGAATTTTCAAGTTGGCATTTCGCCGACTTATGAAATGAAACAGGACGATTTAACTGTAAATCTTGGATTTTCAGCTTTTTATTTAAATGATAAAGAATCTGGAGAAAGTAAATTTTATGTTTACCCTAATGTTACAGCAACGTACAGATTGGTTAATGATGTATTGATTGCCTATGGGGGTATTGAAGGCGATTTAATTCAGAATTCATATTATGATTTTGCTACCGAAAATCCCTTTGTATCTCCAACCTTATTTAT from Flavivirga spongiicola encodes:
- a CDS encoding cell division ATP-binding protein FtsE, encoding MLKPILQLKDASIFQGDSLVLSNVNVEINKGDFVYLIGKTGTGKSSFMKTLYGDLPLTKGEGHIVDYDLKDLKEKDIPFLRRKLGVVFQDFKLLTDRTINDNLLFVLKATGWKDKTEMDTRVEEVLAKVDMKTKGFKYPHELSGGEQQRVAIARALLNNPELILADEPTGNLDPQTSVEVMEVLQDINKNGNTILMATHDYALLLKYPSKTLKCDENAVYEVVQRKN
- a CDS encoding tetratricopeptide repeat protein — encoded protein: MTKKNIVSLLVAISFSLHIIAQQSAAYTSNLVDYQKALSLYNNQQYLAAQSLFANVKKTAKEEILQSDCEYYIANSAVRLNQQNADQLVEDFVKDYPTSTKRNTAFVDVADYYFENSKYAHARKWYDKVDEDALGRKEKEKYNFNNGYSAFSTKQYKEAKKYLTRVEDSQEFGSQAKYYIGFMAYEGDDYDQANEYFDQVSDQERYKEKLSYYQADLNFKLGNFEKAITLAKDRLDNSDESEVSELSKIIGESYFNLEKYAKAIPYLTAYKGKRGKWNNTDFYQLGYAYYKQKDYENAISEFNKIVGGNNSIAQNAYYHLGESYINLDKKQEALNAFRYASQMNFDLKIQEDAWLNYAKISYEIGNPYQSAPQVLAGYLDKYPDTSYREEIETLLIDSYITSKNYKEALKLLEGKKSFENKVAYQKVAFYRGLELYNENNYLEAESLFDQSLKEPRDPKYTARATFWKAEADYNLTNYDDALVGFKQFQQESSSSSTPEIENIDYNLAYTYFKLKNYDQSTTYFGQFISNKKEDKVRLNDAYLRLGDGHFVSSQYKSAINAYNNAIKINEIDSDYPFFQKAISTGYSGQTSKKIKELEQFISEYPKSKLRDDAMYELGNSYVKANETDKAMAIYNRLNSEYRMSSFVPRSLLRQGLVYYNGSENERALAKFKKVAGDYPGTPEAVQSVATAKLIYIDLGRVDDYAAWVRTLDYVEVTDTDLDNATYEAAEKQYLDSNTDKAIKQFNGYLNEFPNGLHALQAHFYVAQLYYKKDLTANAAPHYKYIVEVSRNEYTEEALSRLSQHFLEAKNWNKAMPLLLRLEEEADFPQNVIFAQSNLMKAHYQLENYDEAVSYAEKVLKNSKIDNKIKSDAHIIIARSAIKTGDEDKAKIAYAKVEKVATGETAAEALYYNAYFKNKEGKHKSSNKSVQKLAKDFSGYKYYSAKGLVLMAKNFYALDDAFQATYILESVIENFAEFNDVVSEAKDELRKIKIEEAKTNSSIQPEEN
- a CDS encoding TonB-dependent receptor, with product MRKHIKNILIVVISLSTTISFSQDKINDTINTGVIDVVKPYTPTISDAFKVKEIPSLEDETTETKKNIKYNIFSFPVASTFTPAKGKAAIVEKRKPIRLFDNYATLGVGTYTTILGEVYLNHAINRNESVGGYISHHSSQGGIEDLSFNDNFSNSKINVNYSSRLRYLAWNVEGGFKHQTYNWYGVPQSQIAVASANGIDVEHSFFSAHFGGDITFEDTYINSGSFFFRRFGDNQGSGENRFTAKAKIDVPINDIEISTDIKFDYLGGTFDRSYTTNTEFNYGNFQVGISPTYEMKQDDLTVNLGFSAFYLNDKESGESKFYVYPNVTATYRLVNDVLIAYGGIEGDLIQNSYYDFATENPFVSPTLFIMPTDQLYNAYIGLKGKLSSNMSYNISGHYLADRNKALYKTNVIRNLTPQNNYDYGNSFGIVYDDVDTFGVAGEINVDVNRNFKLGLKAEYFSYSTEDEVEAWNLPDIKGSLFLDYQINEHWFAGANLFYIGERKDELVLEGSLLPDPLSTTIVLDSYFDANAHLGYHVNDQLSVFAKANNINNQAYQRWQSFPVQSIQFLAGATYKFDF